From the Pectobacterium carotovorum genome, one window contains:
- a CDS encoding FAD-binding protein has protein sequence MIIGAGPVGLACAYLAQLSGLSTVIIDKSQGPLTVGRADALNARSLQLFEIIDLFDELYPLGKTCNTSSVWSKGKFISRQSTWWDALQGCFHKHFLMIGQAYVEQALDNKLTELNSAVRRNTSVEEIVLEEDGCLTTLTSGETVRSRYLIGADGSRSFVRQHFAIPFEITRPQITWAVIDGEIETDFPKVPEIIVFQAETADVAWIPREGNLDRFYIQMDSEDFTQQQAIDKINHALQPHHLRFKSIEWYSQFSVKESVAEHYILENKLFIAGDASHIHSVNGGQGLNTGLADAFNLIWKIAMVTRHHAPQTLLQTYETERKAVALEVVKTSAELVRSTKTSETGNHADDYVKIVEKRAGYITGMGVRYGTDGSVGERLHDFMWRDSQSGQSGRIYSQLNYRNYSLLIIGTADVPASLPDIVNVLHVETGSSPYSDQYLLVRPDGYIAATAPLDHPSAIGHYFSDWRVQ, from the coding sequence ATGATTATCGGCGCGGGGCCTGTCGGCCTGGCCTGTGCCTATCTTGCTCAGCTGTCAGGTTTAAGCACCGTCATTATCGATAAATCACAGGGGCCGCTAACGGTAGGCCGTGCTGATGCGCTAAATGCCCGTAGTTTGCAGCTGTTTGAAATTATTGATTTATTCGATGAGCTTTATCCCTTGGGCAAAACCTGTAATACCAGCTCAGTCTGGTCAAAAGGTAAATTTATTTCACGCCAGTCTACCTGGTGGGATGCTTTACAAGGCTGTTTTCACAAGCATTTTTTAATGATTGGTCAGGCTTATGTGGAACAAGCACTCGATAATAAGCTCACCGAACTAAATAGTGCCGTGCGCCGCAATACCTCTGTGGAAGAGATTGTGTTGGAGGAAGACGGCTGCCTCACCACGCTCACCAGTGGTGAGACTGTTCGTTCCCGGTATTTGATTGGCGCAGATGGTTCACGATCGTTTGTGCGCCAACACTTTGCTATCCCGTTTGAGATCACGCGACCACAGATTACCTGGGCAGTGATTGATGGTGAAATAGAAACTGATTTTCCCAAAGTACCGGAAATTATTGTTTTCCAGGCAGAAACCGCCGATGTTGCCTGGATACCACGTGAAGGTAATCTTGATCGTTTCTATATCCAGATGGACAGTGAGGACTTCACGCAACAGCAGGCGATAGATAAAATTAATCATGCTCTGCAACCGCATCACTTGCGTTTTAAATCGATTGAGTGGTACTCGCAATTCTCGGTTAAAGAGTCTGTGGCAGAACACTATATCCTTGAAAATAAATTATTTATCGCTGGTGATGCGAGCCACATTCACTCGGTAAATGGTGGCCAGGGGTTAAATACGGGGTTGGCCGATGCCTTTAACCTCATCTGGAAAATAGCGATGGTTACCCGTCATCATGCGCCCCAAACGCTATTACAGACTTACGAAACGGAGCGAAAAGCGGTCGCGCTGGAAGTGGTAAAAACGTCAGCGGAGCTTGTACGTTCAACCAAAACCTCAGAGACAGGCAACCATGCCGATGATTACGTCAAGATTGTCGAAAAACGTGCGGGTTACATCACGGGTATGGGCGTTCGCTATGGAACAGACGGGAGTGTTGGCGAAAGGCTGCATGATTTTATGTGGCGAGATTCTCAATCTGGTCAGTCAGGCAGAATTTACTCACAGCTAAATTATCGCAATTACAGTTTGCTCATCATTGGCACGGCAGATGTACCTGCATCACTGCCTGATATCGTCAATGTTCTGCACGTTGAAACGGGAAGTAGCCCCTATTCTGATCAATACCTGTTAGTTCGGCCAGATGGCTATATAGCCGCCACCGCTCCTCTCGACCACCCTTCCGCGATCGGTCATTACTTTAGTGATTGGCGAGTTCAATAG
- a CDS encoding TauD/TfdA family dioxygenase, producing the protein MDSFTLEDRFDYQPLTHSQGETCHFGVRIEPKKSGVHIGELSPNWLRTLVENEQLVVLRGFDSFTSAENLTTYCAAIGDIMQWPFGAVLELVEQPDATDHIFANNYVPLHWDGMYLKTVPELQVFQCVSAVGEGQGGRTTFSSTTTALRLASPETKALWQRATGQYQRAVELYSSTALAPIIEQHPYRTHPVIRFCEPPIAGDKEFLNPSTYHFSGIEPEEQEQLLSSLQHALYDPRVQYAHQWQSGDIVIADNYSLLHGRESYASQSGRHLRRVHIHAKQPLNNPHLVQPS; encoded by the coding sequence ATGGACTCATTCACTTTAGAAGATCGCTTTGATTATCAGCCTTTAACTCATTCCCAAGGTGAAACCTGTCATTTTGGTGTACGTATTGAGCCAAAAAAATCAGGTGTGCATATTGGCGAATTATCGCCTAACTGGCTGCGTACATTAGTAGAAAACGAACAACTAGTGGTACTGCGGGGCTTTGATAGTTTTACGAGTGCAGAAAATTTAACAACATATTGCGCAGCCATCGGTGACATTATGCAATGGCCGTTTGGTGCCGTGTTGGAACTGGTTGAACAACCCGATGCTACCGACCATATTTTTGCTAACAACTATGTTCCCTTACACTGGGACGGCATGTACCTGAAAACCGTGCCTGAACTACAAGTCTTTCAATGCGTATCAGCCGTTGGCGAAGGGCAGGGTGGGCGAACCACGTTTTCGAGTACCACCACGGCGTTACGTCTGGCATCACCCGAAACCAAAGCGCTATGGCAGCGTGCAACTGGTCAGTATCAACGCGCAGTCGAGCTATACAGCAGTACCGCACTGGCCCCTATTATAGAGCAGCACCCTTACCGCACTCATCCCGTGATTCGTTTTTGTGAGCCGCCGATTGCTGGTGATAAAGAATTCTTGAATCCGTCCACTTATCACTTCTCCGGTATTGAACCCGAAGAACAAGAGCAATTACTCAGCAGCTTGCAGCATGCCTTATATGATCCACGGGTTCAGTATGCTCACCAATGGCAAAGCGGCGATATAGTCATTGCAGATAACTACTCGTTATTACACGGTCGTGAATCGTATGCCAGCCAGAGCGGCCGTCATCTACGTCGGGTACATATCCATGCTAAACAGCCACTGAATAACCCACATTTGGTGCAACCGTCATGA
- a CDS encoding acyl carrier protein, whose protein sequence is MEQEILALFEKILSRKVGFNDELIESDILDSILAVDLVLEVQDVYGCVIPPTEVATVLKTPADLARYIEENRG, encoded by the coding sequence ATGGAACAAGAAATACTCGCGCTGTTTGAAAAGATCTTATCCCGTAAAGTGGGCTTTAATGATGAGCTGATTGAGTCTGATATTCTCGACTCTATTCTGGCGGTTGATTTGGTGCTGGAAGTGCAGGACGTTTATGGCTGTGTGATCCCACCGACCGAAGTTGCTACCGTTCTGAAGACGCCGGCAGACTTGGCTCGCTACATCGAAGAGAACCGCGGCTAA
- a CDS encoding AMP-binding protein, translated as MNQHCELQELQDFLRAALLNPANPDRLAISGSDEAMTWQQLSVAVTDWAQRYQQCRQPAGPPIVLYGHQQAEFAVAIYSCLLHNIPYIPVDCIYPQERLNEICHLASAPYYYDVATRQFIATGEAGQALVEQDLAYIMFTSGSTGKPKGVQIGRESLWHFMKWVRQDFSLPDVPVLMNHAVFSFDLSLIPLLANLATGGHIVLNAKEDIAAENWLDRLKDNGVSAWVSTPSFAYQRLLSPQFNSEYLPELNVFVFIGEVLNKALVKQLRRRFPHAKILNSYGPTEATIATTVIEITDEILHSDNDLLPVGAMMPDSRMEITAEGELIIWGKNVMRGYLGLAKENAEKLLHRESEAFRGYRTGDLGYEDGLLYCQGRNDSQIKLNGYRIEINEIENRLLAMSDISEAVVLPLMKSGGGVLRIAAFCVTNLAPEAIKMSLSKVIPPYMVPSQIIIKDALPLNPNGKIDRKLLDTHARTI; from the coding sequence ATGAACCAACACTGCGAGCTTCAGGAACTGCAAGATTTCCTCCGTGCGGCATTGCTTAACCCCGCTAACCCAGATCGGTTGGCGATTAGCGGCAGCGATGAAGCGATGACCTGGCAACAGTTATCTGTTGCAGTGACAGACTGGGCACAGCGCTACCAGCAATGTCGGCAACCTGCGGGGCCGCCGATCGTGTTATATGGGCATCAGCAGGCGGAGTTTGCCGTGGCGATCTATAGCTGTCTGCTGCATAACATTCCGTATATCCCGGTGGACTGCATCTATCCGCAGGAGCGGCTTAACGAGATTTGTCATCTGGCGAGCGCGCCTTACTATTACGATGTCGCGACCCGACAGTTCATTGCGACCGGAGAAGCCGGACAGGCGCTGGTGGAGCAGGATCTCGCCTATATTATGTTCACCTCCGGCAGTACCGGAAAACCTAAAGGGGTGCAGATCGGACGTGAAAGTCTGTGGCACTTCATGAAATGGGTGCGTCAGGACTTTTCGCTGCCGGACGTGCCGGTGCTGATGAACCATGCGGTGTTCAGTTTCGATCTCTCTCTGATCCCGCTGCTGGCGAATCTGGCAACCGGAGGGCATATCGTTCTGAATGCGAAAGAGGATATCGCGGCAGAAAACTGGCTCGATCGCCTGAAAGACAACGGCGTTTCCGCCTGGGTTTCAACGCCATCCTTCGCCTACCAGAGGCTGCTTTCCCCCCAGTTCAACAGTGAGTATTTACCTGAACTCAATGTCTTTGTGTTCATTGGCGAAGTGCTGAACAAAGCGCTGGTAAAACAGTTACGCCGCCGCTTCCCGCACGCCAAAATTCTCAACTCCTATGGCCCAACGGAAGCGACTATCGCGACCACCGTTATTGAAATCACCGATGAAATTCTGCACAGCGACAATGACTTGCTGCCGGTCGGCGCGATGATGCCGGACTCCAGAATGGAAATTACCGCTGAAGGTGAGCTGATCATTTGGGGCAAAAACGTGATGCGCGGCTACCTTGGGCTGGCGAAAGAGAATGCCGAGAAGTTGCTGCATCGGGAGAGCGAAGCATTCCGGGGCTACAGAACCGGCGATCTGGGCTACGAGGATGGGCTGCTATACTGTCAGGGACGCAATGACAGCCAGATTAAACTGAATGGCTACCGCATTGAAATCAACGAGATTGAAAACCGCCTGCTGGCGATGTCCGACATCAGCGAAGCGGTTGTTCTGCCGCTGATGAAATCAGGCGGTGGCGTTCTGCGTATTGCGGCGTTCTGTGTGACGAATTTAGCGCCTGAAGCGATTAAAATGTCGCTCTCGAAGGTGATTCCGCCCTACATGGTGCCTTCCCAAATTATTATCAAAGATGCGTTGCCGCTTAACCCTAACGGCAAAATCGACCGTAAGCTGCTGGATACCCATGCCCGCACGATCTAA
- a CDS encoding membrane-bound O-acyltransferase, which produces MYSSGMFFFLLFSSALLFALVNRVFSYRLTYLSAFSVLAVLGWGYIFQGDHIVPVAVFLSFYILVTLKEKGWLKTWQAVSLTLLPLFLVKLHLNNHWGMIGLSFMTFRAIDVLLYRSKKDGQHFLHYFCYLFMPFIILAGPMYRWRTWVNDITKPVFTITREQFLVAMEQIFTGIIQKFLFAMLINNLVIESWSQRPFTLSVGVVMSLAYSAYLYFDFAGYSNMAIGAGRLFGLNIPANFNLPILAKNPQDFWRRFHISLSEWLRDVVFMPIYMNLMKLDFFRQNKTLAQNIGIFCTLFCMGAWNGLERHYVISGALFGAISVAHNMLLWSAKRSPALSNCLHHPVIAFIGRILTLASAAASLYIFSGMSPL; this is translated from the coding sequence ATGTACAGCTCCGGAATGTTTTTTTTCCTTCTGTTTTCATCAGCGTTACTGTTTGCGCTGGTTAATCGCGTATTCAGTTATCGACTGACGTATTTATCCGCCTTCTCCGTATTGGCGGTGCTAGGCTGGGGATATATTTTCCAGGGGGATCATATTGTTCCCGTGGCGGTATTCCTGAGCTTTTATATTCTTGTTACCTTAAAAGAGAAAGGGTGGTTAAAAACCTGGCAGGCAGTCAGCCTGACGCTGCTGCCGTTGTTTTTGGTGAAATTACACCTCAACAACCACTGGGGCATGATCGGCCTGTCCTTTATGACCTTCCGCGCCATTGATGTGCTGCTTTATCGCAGCAAAAAAGATGGTCAGCATTTCCTGCATTACTTTTGCTACCTCTTTATGCCTTTCATTATTCTGGCTGGCCCGATGTATCGCTGGCGGACATGGGTTAATGACATTACTAAACCGGTCTTCACGATCACTCGTGAGCAGTTTTTAGTGGCGATGGAGCAGATTTTTACCGGCATTATTCAGAAATTCTTATTTGCCATGCTGATCAATAACCTAGTGATTGAATCGTGGAGCCAGCGCCCGTTTACGTTAAGCGTTGGCGTCGTGATGTCGCTGGCCTACAGCGCCTATCTCTATTTTGATTTTGCCGGCTACAGCAATATGGCTATCGGGGCAGGGCGCTTATTTGGCCTGAATATCCCGGCGAACTTTAATCTGCCTATTCTGGCTAAAAACCCGCAGGATTTCTGGCGGCGCTTCCACATCAGCCTGTCTGAATGGCTGAGAGACGTGGTCTTTATGCCGATTTATATGAATCTGATGAAGCTCGACTTTTTCCGACAGAACAAAACGCTGGCGCAGAATATTGGCATCTTCTGCACCCTGTTTTGTATGGGGGCATGGAACGGGCTTGAACGACACTATGTCATCAGCGGCGCGCTGTTTGGCGCCATTTCCGTTGCTCATAACATGTTGCTGTGGTCAGCCAAACGCAGCCCAGCGCTGAGCAATTGTCTACATCATCCGGTTATTGCGTTCATCGGTCGTATTCTGACGCTGGCAAGCGCTGCGGCCTCCCTCTACATCTTTAGCGGAATGTCTCCTCTATGA
- a CDS encoding D-alanyl-lipoteichoic acid biosynthesis protein DltD — protein MKIKNTLCLHILMATLAILFLSVPPLVKNVDPALTFQPLIKTMEGTAKEQKEKIATLSHALQGNAIFFLGASEVSTSEDEHYAVYNYFNNQLHRPVVAYGDSYVDNVTHFLLLSRFKNDLNANSKVVLLLAPDSFYSDGIPPAIFANNFPASIFNPLMKDDQTRSFLVNYLQHIDKEEISHLTFGQMKVYGWDPQIIWQEVSYQFANFCELIKNDWLSMLGIIPQPTQPWPHRSTVNTIPDWNRELAQAQVLNQSREQSADTLWMDKSVFADDKTPEEWDDAPIVPAQMEALSATIKLLKARNVQFIVIVDPINPWAIKNSEKFQPVDSQIRSMLEANQVRYFDMYAQPYQNGWNWDRLHPTDPAWVAMDQFIAESFK, from the coding sequence TACATATCCTGATGGCTACCCTTGCCATCCTGTTTCTTAGCGTTCCTCCGCTGGTGAAGAACGTCGATCCGGCGCTGACATTCCAGCCGCTGATTAAAACAATGGAAGGGACGGCAAAAGAACAAAAGGAAAAGATTGCCACCCTTTCCCATGCGTTGCAGGGCAATGCGATTTTCTTTCTCGGGGCTTCCGAGGTCTCTACATCGGAAGATGAACATTACGCTGTCTATAATTACTTTAATAACCAGTTACATCGTCCTGTCGTGGCCTATGGCGATAGCTATGTCGATAACGTCACACATTTTTTACTGCTTTCGCGTTTTAAAAACGATCTTAACGCGAACAGTAAAGTTGTTTTGCTGCTTGCGCCCGATAGTTTTTATTCAGACGGTATTCCCCCGGCAATTTTTGCCAACAATTTCCCGGCATCTATTTTTAATCCTCTGATGAAGGATGACCAGACGCGATCCTTTTTGGTCAATTACTTACAGCATATCGATAAAGAAGAGATAAGCCATTTAACGTTCGGCCAAATGAAAGTCTATGGTTGGGATCCGCAAATTATCTGGCAGGAAGTGAGTTATCAATTTGCTAATTTCTGCGAGCTAATAAAAAACGACTGGCTGTCGATGCTAGGTATTATTCCCCAGCCAACACAACCGTGGCCACATCGGTCAACCGTCAATACGATTCCTGACTGGAATCGCGAGTTGGCGCAGGCTCAGGTGTTGAATCAGTCCCGCGAGCAAAGTGCAGACACATTGTGGATGGATAAGTCTGTTTTTGCCGACGATAAAACACCGGAAGAGTGGGACGATGCACCGATTGTTCCGGCGCAGATGGAAGCGTTATCGGCGACGATCAAACTGTTGAAAGCGCGCAACGTCCAGTTTATCGTGATTGTCGATCCGATTAATCCGTGGGCGATTAAAAATTCCGAGAAATTTCAGCCAGTCGATAGCCAGATCAGATCGATGCTGGAGGCAAATCAGGTGCGCTATTTTGATATGTATGCGCAGCCTTATCAAAACGGCTGGAATTGGGACCGCTTGCACCCAACCGATCCGGCATGGGTCGCGATGGATCAATTTATTGCAGAGAGTTTTAAATGA